One Clostridium estertheticum DNA segment encodes these proteins:
- the murQ gene encoding N-acetylmuramic acid 6-phosphate etherase → MKEKLFKLTTEQVNKRSENIDVLETIEIVKIMNEEDENTVSAVRSQLPQIAEAINSITDKLSKGGHLFYMGAGTSGRLGVLDASECPPTFGVSDEMIQGIMAGGEKALYSSSLDGMEDNYEDGEKTISTYKMTDKDVLVGISASGRTPYVVGALKKAQETGLFTIGLCNNSEPSFGNYCNVLIAPVVGPEVIVGSTRLKSGTSQKMVLNMLSTGSMVKLGKIYKNYMVDVVPVNAKLVDRAIRIIESVTGVDYDTSKKYFDLSGNNAKVAIVMILTGTPKEQAIDMLQKADGFISKTVGERVQ, encoded by the coding sequence GTGAAAGAAAAACTTTTTAAACTTACAACCGAACAAGTAAATAAACGTTCTGAAAATATTGATGTACTAGAAACCATTGAAATCGTTAAAATTATGAATGAAGAAGATGAAAATACAGTATCTGCTGTAAGATCACAATTACCTCAAATTGCAGAGGCTATTAATTCGATTACAGACAAGCTTTCAAAAGGTGGCCATCTTTTTTACATGGGAGCAGGTACCAGTGGCCGTCTTGGTGTTTTAGATGCTTCAGAATGCCCACCAACTTTTGGTGTTTCTGATGAAATGATTCAAGGTATTATGGCAGGTGGAGAAAAAGCATTATATTCATCTTCTTTAGATGGAATGGAAGATAACTATGAAGACGGAGAAAAAACAATTTCAACCTACAAAATGACGGATAAAGATGTTTTGGTAGGTATATCTGCAAGTGGAAGAACACCGTATGTCGTTGGAGCCTTAAAAAAGGCACAAGAGACAGGTCTATTTACAATAGGCTTGTGCAACAACTCTGAGCCTTCCTTTGGCAACTATTGCAATGTATTGATTGCTCCGGTTGTTGGTCCTGAAGTTATAGTCGGATCTACACGTCTTAAATCTGGAACTTCCCAAAAAATGGTTTTAAATATGCTATCAACGGGTAGTATGGTAAAACTAGGTAAAATATACAAAAATTATATGGTTGATGTAGTGCCGGTGAATGCAAAACTAGTAGATAGGGCAATTCGTATAATAGAAAGTGTCACAGGAGTTGATTACGATACTTCTAAAAAATACTTTGATTTATCAGGTAACAATGCCAAGGTTGCAATAGTAATGATTTTAACTGGAACTCCAAAAGAGCAGGCGATAGATATGCTCCAGAAAGCAGATGGATTTATTTCAAAAACCGTAGGTGAAAGGGTGCAATAA
- a CDS encoding BadF/BadG/BcrA/BcrD ATPase family protein, protein MNYVIGIDSGGTKTHIKIASLDKQILYEGFGSSGNIYTNKVEDLIKCFHDLLFSALDVLELSTQNCKSIAVGSAGVCKNNSGHILRDILINFGFCCNITITDDAHIALCGGLGNTEGIVLISGTGSICYGINSSGETMHCGGYGHLLGDEGSAYFIAMQAMRLILHSADSRMQFTSLTEDFCKKLQIREPIELIDYVMKTPEKDKIAALSQIVDKAALDGDKMAIVVLENAAEDLYAMVNAVYKKLFYNQKAALLLTGSTIENCSILRNKFESLLSEKLNKITICKKLYDPAYGAVLVALEKKII, encoded by the coding sequence ATGAATTATGTAATTGGAATTGATAGCGGAGGAACAAAGACACATATCAAGATTGCTTCTTTAGACAAACAAATATTATATGAGGGCTTTGGCAGTTCGGGAAATATTTATACAAATAAAGTTGAAGATTTAATAAAGTGCTTTCATGACTTGCTTTTTTCAGCATTAGATGTCTTGGAGTTATCTACCCAAAATTGTAAAAGTATAGCCGTTGGTTCTGCAGGAGTATGCAAAAATAATTCAGGTCATATTTTAAGGGATATATTAATAAATTTTGGATTTTGTTGCAACATAACAATAACAGATGATGCACATATTGCATTATGCGGTGGATTGGGCAATACAGAAGGAATTGTACTAATTTCTGGTACAGGTTCCATTTGTTATGGTATTAATTCTTCTGGTGAAACAATGCATTGTGGAGGATACGGACATTTATTGGGTGATGAGGGTTCTGCTTATTTTATTGCAATGCAGGCAATGAGGCTTATTTTGCATAGCGCGGATAGTAGAATGCAATTTACATCGTTGACAGAAGATTTTTGCAAAAAACTTCAAATAAGAGAACCTATAGAACTTATAGATTATGTTATGAAAACCCCCGAAAAAGATAAAATTGCAGCTTTATCACAAATTGTAGATAAGGCTGCCTTAGATGGTGATAAAATGGCTATTGTAGTTTTAGAAAATGCAGCTGAAGATTTGTATGCTATGGTAAATGCAGTTTACAAAAAACTTTTTTATAACCAAAAGGCTGCGCTTTTACTAACAGGTTCCACAATAGAGAATTGCTCAATTTTGAGAAATAAATTTGAAAGCTTACTTAGTGAAAAGTTGAATAAAATTACAATTTGCAAAAAGTTATATGACCCTGCATATGGGGCAGTTTTAGTTGCACTTGAAAAAAAGATTATTTAA
- the galA gene encoding beta-galactosidase GalA, with amino-acid sequence MQYTTVRAKEKFDSEWQFHKGDIFIQHVVKAGMTGGLTDDGEYKQGKWMEIAFVDKTTNPVMTSDEWAEIDIPHDWCIEGNYVNDKELGSGPGNSGYLPVGIGYYRKEFKISEEDKGKKICIEFDGVMRNSTVWVNGHLMGTHFSGYTGSYYDITDVVRYGDEGDNVILVRVDATTYEGWWYEGCGIYRHVWLTQTDRLHVERFGTYVTTPKIDEREAEVTIITSVGNEYPDDKNVELVSKIVDAYGEVVASLTTSKKVNTFDNMIFEQIATVKNPKLWCPKKPYLYKVVSEIKENGSLKDVYETTFGIRTIEFTVEKGFFLNGEHMPIKGVCCHQDFAGVGVALPDSVIEYKIGLLKEMGCNAYRSAHNPPTPELLDICDRMGIMVMDENRKLDSSPDGIANLKSMLYRDRNHPCIIMWSMENEEILEGTVMGSRILDKLARIAHKIDPTRPVTAAMNHGWNDGGYSDAVDIVGYNYGQRDNQDTNDHKNYPNRRMIGSESASCTTTRGIYENDSLRGYCSEYGTLIPEWSCSVEKAWRDVIDNPFLTGVFIWTGFDYRGEPTPYKWPCINSHFGVMDTCGFPKENYYYLKSAWTDEPMVHIMPHWSWTGKEGQNIDVWVYSNCQTVELFLNGKSLGEKEMIPNSHLEWKVEYVSGELTAIGKKSGVKVVLDTMTTTGQPAKIKLEPHKTLIKADGVDVSMIRVEILDSMDRVVPIADNEVVFTIEGGGRIIGVGNGNPSSHEPDKSNRRRAFNGYCLVIVQALENKGDIIFKASSQGLNQCEVLIAARL; translated from the coding sequence ATGCAATATACTACAGTAAGAGCAAAAGAGAAGTTTGATTCCGAATGGCAATTTCATAAAGGGGATATTTTCATACAACATGTAGTAAAGGCTGGTATGACGGGTGGACTTACCGATGATGGAGAATATAAACAGGGAAAATGGATGGAAATAGCCTTTGTGGATAAGACAACGAACCCTGTGATGACGTCAGATGAATGGGCTGAAATAGATATTCCACATGATTGGTGTATAGAAGGTAATTATGTAAATGATAAGGAGTTAGGAAGCGGTCCTGGAAATAGTGGGTACTTACCAGTAGGAATTGGCTACTATCGCAAGGAGTTTAAAATATCAGAGGAAGATAAAGGCAAAAAAATATGTATTGAATTTGATGGAGTAATGAGGAACAGTACAGTTTGGGTTAATGGTCATTTAATGGGGACTCATTTCAGCGGCTATACAGGTTCCTATTATGATATAACAGATGTTGTACGCTATGGTGATGAGGGGGATAATGTTATTCTTGTGAGAGTTGATGCCACCACCTATGAGGGATGGTGGTATGAGGGCTGCGGAATATACAGACATGTTTGGCTTACCCAAACAGATAGGCTTCATGTAGAACGGTTTGGTACATATGTTACTACTCCTAAGATTGATGAAAGAGAAGCAGAAGTAACAATTATTACGTCAGTAGGTAATGAATATCCTGATGATAAAAATGTAGAACTTGTTTCGAAAATAGTTGATGCATATGGTGAAGTAGTTGCATCCTTAACTACATCAAAAAAAGTGAATACTTTTGATAATATGATATTTGAACAAATAGCTACTGTAAAAAATCCTAAACTATGGTGTCCTAAGAAACCTTATCTTTATAAGGTAGTAAGTGAAATAAAAGAAAATGGAAGCTTGAAAGATGTTTATGAAACAACCTTCGGTATACGAACAATAGAATTTACTGTTGAAAAAGGATTTTTTCTGAATGGAGAGCATATGCCTATTAAGGGAGTGTGCTGTCACCAAGACTTTGCTGGTGTTGGGGTGGCACTGCCTGATTCTGTAATTGAATATAAAATAGGGTTATTGAAGGAAATGGGATGTAATGCATATCGTTCAGCTCATAATCCACCTACACCTGAACTATTAGATATATGTGACAGAATGGGAATTATGGTGATGGATGAGAATCGAAAACTGGACAGTTCACCAGATGGTATAGCAAATTTGAAAAGTATGTTGTATAGGGATAGGAATCATCCTTGCATAATTATGTGGAGCATGGAAAATGAAGAGATATTAGAAGGAACTGTTATGGGTTCTCGTATTTTAGACAAGCTGGCAAGAATAGCTCACAAAATAGATCCTACAAGACCAGTAACGGCAGCAATGAACCATGGATGGAATGATGGTGGATATAGTGATGCTGTAGATATTGTAGGATATAATTACGGACAAAGGGACAATCAAGATACAAATGACCATAAAAACTACCCAAATCGCAGGATGATTGGAAGCGAAAGTGCTAGTTGTACAACTACAAGAGGAATATATGAGAATGATAGTTTAAGGGGTTATTGCTCTGAGTATGGTACTTTGATTCCAGAATGGAGCTGCAGCGTTGAAAAGGCATGGAGAGATGTTATTGATAATCCATTCCTTACAGGTGTTTTCATATGGACGGGCTTTGATTACAGAGGGGAACCTACTCCTTATAAGTGGCCATGTATTAATTCTCATTTTGGGGTTATGGATACTTGTGGTTTCCCTAAGGAGAACTACTATTATCTAAAATCGGCATGGACAGATGAACCTATGGTACATATAATGCCTCATTGGAGCTGGACAGGAAAGGAAGGACAGAATATAGATGTATGGGTTTACAGCAACTGCCAAACCGTAGAGCTGTTTCTCAATGGTAAGAGCTTGGGTGAGAAAGAAATGATACCAAATTCCCATCTTGAATGGAAAGTAGAGTATGTCTCAGGAGAACTAACTGCAATAGGCAAAAAATCAGGTGTTAAAGTTGTGCTAGATACTATGACAACTACAGGACAACCTGCAAAGATAAAGCTTGAACCACATAAAACTCTAATCAAGGCAGATGGAGTTGATGTATCCATGATTAGAGTAGAAATTCTAGACAGTATGGATAGAGTCGTACCAATAGCAGATAATGAAGTTGTTTTTACAATTGAAGGAGGAGGAAGGATTATTGGGGTAGGTAATGGAAATCCAAGTAGCCATGAGCCTGATAAATCAAATAGGAGAAGGGCCTTCAACGGATATTGCTTAGTTATTGTTCAGGCGTTAGAAAATAAGGGCGATATAATATTTAAAGCTTCATCCCAAGGACTTAACCAGTGTGAAGTTTTGATAGCAGCTAGATTATAA
- a CDS encoding uroporphyrinogen decarboxylase family protein, giving the protein MILTSRERVRLAMDHKEADMIPIDFGGMRSTGISAIAYNKLKDYLSMHKYPTKMYDIFQQLAEPDLDILNFMHGDVVQVHRYEPAFGININKWKQSILQDGSHCLVPFDYNPIKNSKGGFDIINNNQTIARMPKGGLYFDVITHPYENVQTLDDIDKIPLPKLSDTEIFFLINEAKNLYENTSYSILGSFGGNVVEDGQLDWGYEKFFMQLALEPDLMHYYFNRKVENHLKNLKKYMAAVGKYVDIVQFGDDLGTQENSQISINMYKEMIKPYHKKQYSFVRNNYPNVKVFLHSCGSIYDLIPELIDAGVQILNPVQISARRMNPLTLKNEFGKELTFWGAGASTQTTVSFGTINEIKKEVEELIKIFAPGGGFIFSQIHNIQADISPEKIIAIYDTANRFRKYPILY; this is encoded by the coding sequence ATGATTTTAACATCTAGAGAAAGAGTAAGACTTGCAATGGACCATAAAGAGGCAGACATGATTCCAATTGACTTTGGTGGGATGAGATCCACAGGCATAAGTGCTATTGCATATAATAAACTAAAAGATTATCTAAGTATGCATAAGTATCCTACAAAAATGTATGATATCTTCCAACAACTTGCTGAGCCAGATTTAGATATTTTAAATTTCATGCATGGAGATGTTGTACAAGTTCATAGATATGAACCTGCCTTTGGAATTAATATTAATAAATGGAAACAGAGCATTCTTCAAGACGGTTCCCATTGCCTGGTTCCCTTTGATTATAATCCTATAAAAAATTCAAAAGGTGGCTTCGACATAATAAATAACAATCAGACCATAGCACGTATGCCTAAAGGCGGACTTTATTTTGATGTTATTACTCACCCTTATGAAAATGTCCAAACTTTAGATGACATAGATAAGATCCCGTTACCAAAATTATCTGACACTGAAATATTTTTTTTAATAAACGAGGCAAAGAATTTATATGAAAATACTTCTTACTCAATTCTTGGTAGCTTTGGCGGAAATGTAGTTGAAGATGGACAACTAGATTGGGGTTATGAAAAATTCTTTATGCAACTTGCTCTAGAACCGGATTTAATGCATTATTATTTTAATAGAAAAGTAGAAAATCATTTAAAAAATTTAAAAAAGTACATGGCAGCTGTAGGAAAATATGTTGACATAGTGCAATTTGGAGATGACCTTGGTACTCAGGAGAATTCTCAAATTTCAATAAATATGTATAAGGAAATGATTAAACCTTATCATAAAAAACAATACTCCTTTGTGAGAAATAATTATCCTAATGTAAAGGTTTTCCTTCATTCATGTGGTTCTATATACGACTTAATTCCTGAATTAATAGATGCAGGGGTACAAATTTTAAATCCTGTTCAAATATCTGCTAGAAGAATGAATCCATTAACTCTAAAAAATGAATTTGGCAAAGAGCTTACATTTTGGGGAGCTGGAGCTAGCACACAAACCACTGTTTCTTTCGGAACAATAAATGAAATAAAAAAAGAAGTAGAAGAACTCATCAAAATTTTTGCTCCCGGCGGTGGCTTTATATTTAGTCAAATTCATAACATTCAAGCAGATATATCCCCTGAGAAAATTATTGCAATATATGATACTGCAAATAGATTTAGGAAGTATCCAATATTATATTAA
- a CDS encoding ROK family transcriptional regulator — MSITNINNKRMKKINSLNVLKLIFEQEIISRKELSKFIGLTPSSITNIVKELMHDGFLIEEGLGDSSGGRKPIMIKINPNVKYIIGIELNAQYIEGIMTNFMAKIIKKIIIPIDCEKDEDNIIGAILSIIYQLIDESKIPKDKILGIGVAAPGPYDHVKGVLLSPPNLKNLSNTPICEIINKATNIPTYLEKDTVAAALGEYLLGKGKNIQSLFVVNSMIIGVGGCLLIDGKIFHGFKDGAGDLGHMCIDINGPKCSCGSYGCLESLSSGLYIKNTFLFEVKSGELSELANSLNNIEMVEVKDIMEYGEKGDALCQRIIDKASRNLAIGISNIINVISPEKIILGGELITNYPVYAKKVMKASVLKSYPNYNKKIIIAETSFGIDMCAIGAISLVLNDFFTNQDFN, encoded by the coding sequence ATGAGCATTACAAATATAAATAATAAAAGAATGAAAAAAATAAATTCACTAAATGTATTAAAACTTATTTTCGAACAGGAGATCATCTCACGAAAAGAGCTTTCTAAATTCATTGGACTTACTCCCTCATCAATCACTAATATTGTAAAAGAATTAATGCATGATGGGTTTCTTATAGAAGAGGGCTTAGGTGACTCGTCAGGTGGACGTAAACCTATTATGATTAAAATTAATCCTAATGTTAAATATATTATAGGTATAGAGCTTAATGCCCAATATATTGAGGGCATTATGACAAACTTTATGGCAAAAATAATTAAAAAAATTATAATACCAATAGACTGCGAAAAAGATGAAGATAATATTATTGGTGCCATTCTTTCTATTATTTATCAGCTTATTGATGAATCTAAAATTCCTAAGGATAAAATTTTAGGTATAGGGGTAGCCGCTCCAGGACCATATGACCATGTAAAAGGTGTATTATTATCGCCTCCAAATTTGAAAAATCTAAGTAATACACCAATTTGTGAGATAATTAATAAAGCTACTAATATTCCTACATATTTAGAAAAAGATACTGTAGCTGCGGCTCTTGGCGAATACTTATTAGGAAAAGGTAAGAATATTCAAAGTCTATTTGTGGTTAATTCTATGATTATAGGTGTAGGTGGTTGTTTATTAATAGATGGTAAAATTTTTCATGGATTCAAAGATGGCGCAGGAGATTTAGGTCATATGTGCATAGACATTAATGGTCCCAAATGTAGCTGTGGAAGTTACGGTTGTTTAGAATCCCTTTCATCAGGTTTATATATAAAAAATACATTTTTATTTGAAGTAAAAAGTGGAGAATTATCAGAGCTTGCAAATAGCTTAAACAATATAGAAATGGTAGAAGTCAAAGATATTATGGAATACGGAGAGAAAGGAGATGCATTATGCCAAAGAATAATTGATAAAGCTTCACGAAATTTAGCAATTGGTATTTCAAACATTATTAATGTTATTAGCCCGGAGAAAATAATATTAGGAGGAGAGCTAATTACAAATTATCCCGTGTATGCAAAAAAGGTAATGAAGGCTTCAGTTCTTAAATCTTATCCAAATTATAATAAAAAAATAATCATAGCTGAAACATCCTTTGGCATTGATATGTGTGCAATTGGGGCCATAAGCTTAGTACTAAATGATTTTTTCACTAATCAAGATTTTAACTAA
- a CDS encoding LacI family DNA-binding transcriptional regulator, giving the protein MNKQYTMEDVAKISGVSLSTVSRVLTNSAKVSKTKKSLVLKAVKELDYNINSLASNLASNKSKEIAVIIPDITNPFFAEVFKGIDDIISADNNHYSIMLCNTNFSRSKEKKYIEHIIKKRVEGVIVVSTDLSEELVNNIKRKTSIISIETFLKGVDMVDITNELAMFEATEYLISNGHKKIAFFGWQSGVHSLNQRMEGYKNALEKHNIPLKDNYLVNCGFTQAEVYIAAVNFMESKDIPTAIIAINDNTAISIMVAFEKIGVKIPEDISLIGFDNIVISRIVSPKLTTVAQPSYYMGETAAELLINKINKNRNQRDKETEEIPKRIILPTKLIIRGSVKKIF; this is encoded by the coding sequence ATGAATAAACAATATACTATGGAGGATGTAGCTAAGATATCAGGAGTTTCACTGAGCACAGTATCAAGAGTATTGACCAATAGTGCAAAAGTTAGTAAAACTAAAAAATCTTTAGTACTAAAAGCAGTAAAAGAACTTGACTATAACATTAATAGCTTAGCTAGCAATTTAGCAAGTAATAAGTCTAAAGAGATAGCGGTTATTATACCAGATATAACTAATCCTTTTTTTGCAGAAGTATTTAAGGGGATTGACGATATAATAAGTGCTGATAATAATCACTATTCCATAATGCTTTGTAATACTAATTTTAGTAGAAGCAAAGAAAAAAAATATATTGAACATATTATTAAAAAAAGAGTGGAAGGTGTTATAGTTGTCAGTACTGACTTAAGTGAAGAATTAGTAAATAATATTAAAAGGAAAACAAGTATTATTTCAATTGAAACTTTTTTGAAGGGCGTAGATATGGTTGATATTACAAATGAATTAGCTATGTTTGAAGCTACTGAGTATCTTATTAGTAATGGCCATAAGAAAATCGCTTTTTTTGGTTGGCAATCAGGAGTACATTCTTTGAATCAAAGAATGGAAGGATATAAAAACGCATTAGAAAAGCACAATATTCCATTAAAGGACAACTACCTTGTAAATTGTGGATTTACACAAGCTGAGGTATATATTGCAGCTGTTAATTTTATGGAGTCAAAAGATATTCCAACTGCAATTATTGCAATCAATGATAATACAGCAATTTCAATTATGGTTGCTTTTGAAAAAATAGGAGTGAAAATTCCTGAGGATATCTCACTTATTGGATTTGATAATATTGTTATATCTAGAATTGTTAGTCCTAAATTAACTACGGTTGCACAACCGAGTTATTATATGGGAGAAACCGCGGCTGAGTTGTTAATAAACAAAATCAATAAAAATAGGAATCAGCGAGACAAAGAAACAGAAGAAATACCTAAAAGAATAATTCTACCAACAAAATTAATAATAAGGGGCTCGGTAAAGAAAATATTTTAA
- a CDS encoding uroporphyrinogen decarboxylase family protein, translating to MKKMTSLERCIAVLDGKIPDRIPVVPQAFLFASKTLGYDIGQINRNSKLLAKSHIVCQEKYGYDGCVIDVDDATLAEACGAKVIYRDNNVACVDENEPILKNLRDIENLKMPDPYVDGRLPQWLEITKILKEEIGDHVFIMGRADQGPFSLVCLLRGMQNFMMDLITEDKEVIWNALNWSSKVCERFALAQIQCGANATSMGDSSAGPSLISPNMYREFALEHETRIVSEIQKHGVPYSIHICGDAQKIVGDIVTTGAKILELDWKVDMKLAKGIVGDKAVIMGNINPSDPLFSGTSQQVDKEAKKIIEQTKGRGLFLSSGCAIGANTKPENFIAMVKAATKYGTYEKIMELNDLKIKKSFT from the coding sequence ATGAAAAAAATGACATCATTAGAAAGATGTATAGCGGTATTAGATGGAAAAATTCCAGATAGAATACCTGTTGTCCCTCAAGCGTTTCTATTTGCAAGTAAGACTTTAGGCTATGATATAGGGCAAATAAATCGTAATTCTAAACTACTTGCTAAAAGTCATATTGTATGTCAAGAAAAGTATGGTTATGATGGTTGTGTTATTGATGTTGATGATGCAACACTGGCAGAGGCTTGTGGTGCTAAAGTTATCTATAGAGATAATAACGTAGCATGTGTTGATGAAAACGAACCAATCTTAAAAAATTTAAGAGATATTGAAAATTTGAAAATGCCAGATCCATATGTAGATGGTAGACTTCCTCAATGGCTTGAGATTACTAAAATTTTAAAAGAAGAAATAGGTGATCATGTTTTTATTATGGGAAGAGCAGATCAAGGGCCATTTAGTTTAGTTTGTCTTCTACGAGGTATGCAAAATTTCATGATGGATTTAATTACAGAAGATAAAGAAGTTATTTGGAATGCTCTAAACTGGTCAAGCAAAGTATGCGAAAGGTTTGCTTTAGCACAAATACAATGTGGAGCTAATGCTACATCCATGGGAGATTCCTCTGCAGGACCAAGCCTTATTTCACCTAATATGTATAGAGAATTTGCTTTAGAACACGAAACCAGGATAGTTTCAGAAATTCAAAAACATGGAGTTCCGTACTCTATTCACATATGTGGTGATGCTCAAAAAATAGTAGGGGATATTGTTACTACTGGAGCAAAGATTTTAGAGCTTGATTGGAAGGTAGATATGAAATTAGCTAAGGGAATAGTGGGAGATAAGGCAGTTATAATGGGTAACATTAACCCAAGTGATCCACTTTTCTCTGGTACTAGTCAGCAAGTAGATAAAGAAGCTAAGAAGATAATAGAACAAACTAAAGGCAGGGGACTATTTCTTAGCTCTGGATGTGCAATAGGTGCAAATACAAAACCTGAAAATTTTATAGCAATGGTGAAAGCAGCAACAAAATATGGAACTTATGAAAAGATAATGGAATTGAATGATTTAAAAATAAAGAAAAGTTTCACATAG
- a CDS encoding substrate-binding domain-containing protein, translated as MKKAVTILLSLCMVISLTACGAKPTAGEASKEVTTPKSLTVAGVVFQEDQFMKMLSLGYQDAAKAAGVKCLTGNTANDQAKEAELINTYVSQKVDGLAISPLNPDASIATLKKASDQGMKISITNLPLTNASFVVGGFSSENKNLGATSGKAAAKFIKDKFAGKAKIAILQFKSQLAQQSADRVNGFLDEIKKVNPDVQVVADQDAWLQDKAVATAGDILTANPDVNIIFGANDGGTIGATMAVKNAGKAGKCFVFGIDVGDQQLAMLKDSNNILQAVTGQDPYDIGYKAMELLIKNLKGEDTSASKGKLVIIDGLLVSRDNPDGIAKFEADLKAKTSK; from the coding sequence ATGAAAAAGGCAGTTACTATTTTACTATCATTGTGCATGGTCATATCTCTAACAGCATGTGGTGCAAAGCCTACAGCAGGTGAAGCTTCTAAAGAGGTTACTACACCAAAATCACTTACCGTAGCAGGGGTTGTTTTCCAAGAAGATCAATTTATGAAGATGTTATCTTTAGGATATCAAGATGCAGCAAAAGCAGCAGGGGTAAAATGCTTAACAGGTAATACAGCAAATGATCAAGCAAAAGAAGCTGAACTTATTAATACTTATGTATCTCAAAAGGTAGACGGACTTGCAATTTCTCCGCTAAATCCAGACGCATCTATTGCAACACTAAAAAAGGCAAGTGATCAAGGAATGAAAATATCTATAACAAACTTACCGTTAACAAATGCTTCATTTGTTGTAGGTGGATTCTCATCTGAAAATAAGAACCTTGGTGCAACAAGTGGTAAAGCCGCTGCTAAGTTCATAAAAGATAAATTTGCTGGAAAAGCTAAAATAGCTATTCTTCAATTTAAATCTCAGCTTGCGCAGCAAAGCGCTGACCGTGTAAACGGATTCCTTGATGAAATTAAAAAAGTAAATCCAGACGTACAAGTTGTTGCGGATCAAGATGCATGGCTTCAAGATAAAGCAGTTGCAACTGCTGGTGACATTTTGACAGCTAATCCTGATGTAAACATTATATTTGGCGCAAATGATGGTGGTACAATTGGTGCAACTATGGCTGTGAAGAATGCAGGGAAAGCAGGAAAATGTTTTGTATTTGGTATAGATGTAGGAGATCAACAATTAGCTATGTTAAAGGATTCAAATAATATTTTGCAAGCAGTAACAGGCCAAGATCCTTATGATATCGGTTACAAAGCTATGGAATTACTTATTAAAAATTTAAAAGGTGAAGATACAAGTGCAAGTAAAGGTAAGTTAGTTATAATTGACGGTTTACTTGTAAGTCGTGATAATCCAGACGGTATAGCTAAGTTTGAAGCTGATTTAAAAGCAAAAACAAGTAAATAA